Proteins encoded by one window of Chrysemys picta bellii isolate R12L10 chromosome 10, ASM1138683v2, whole genome shotgun sequence:
- the PDIA2 gene encoding protein disulfide-isomerase A2, whose translation MGCSKSQLLVVLLLSLAWLVPAWGEDKEAQVEEGVVEEEEEDVVSDELLEEEGVLVLHQHNFERALREHRLLLVEFYAPWCGHCQALAPEFTRAAGILKNDSAGLRLAKVDAMEETDLSAEFGVTGYPVLKLFRDGNRTHPIDFTGQRDAEGIVRWMRRKAGPSTELLQDEASAQEFIASQDVVVVGFFKDLQGKAAQGFYEVASDAVDVTFGVSNRTELFQKYSVTPDTVCLFKKFDEKRADFPLDAELGLNKEELSRFIGLHSLELVMEFTSQNSPKIFGAKILNHLLLFINKTLEPHLEILGSFRAAAPPFRGQVLFVLIDVNGEGAQVLQYFGLKSHEAPTMRFINIETNKKYRMATDEFATQAVGSFAQAVLDGKVQPHLMSEEVPEDWDKRPVKVLVGKNFEQVAYDETKNVFVKFYAPWCTHCKEMAPVWEELGEKYKDHENIIIAKLDATANEIVNLTIRGYPSLHYFPAGPDRKMIEYKSARDLETFSKFLENGGMLPAEDTQPVVPESPEEPKDTNGTRPVDAPESRDEL comes from the exons ATGGGCTGCTCCAAATCCCAGCTGCTCGTAGTCCTGCTGCTGTCGCTGGCCTGGCTGGTACCCGCTTGGGGAGAAGACAAGGAAGCCCAGGTCGAGgaaggggtggtggaggaggaagaggaggatgtcGTCTCTGATGAGCTCCTGGAGGAAGAGGGTGTCTTGGTGCTCCATCAGCACAACTTTGAGCGAGCCCTGCGTGAGCACCGCCTGCTGCTGGTGGAGTTCT ATGCCCCCTGGTGCGGGCACTGCCAAGCCCTGGCCCCCGAGTTCACGCGTGCCGCTGGCATCCTGAAGAATGACTCCGCGGGCCTGCGGCTGGCCAAGGTGGATGCGATGGAGGAGACGGACCTGAGTGCCGAGTTTGGCGTCACAGGGTACCCAGTGCTGAAACTCTTCCGAGACGGGAATCGCACACACCCCATAGATTTCACAG GGCAGCGGGATGCTGAGGGCATTGTGCGGTGGATGCGGCGGAAGGCTGGCCCCAGCACGGAGCTGCTGCAGGATGAGGCCAGTGCCCAGGAGTTCATCGCTTCCCAGGATGTCGTCGTCGTCGGGTTCTTCAAG GACCTGCAGGGCAAAGCTGCGCAGGGCTTTTATGAAGTTGCCAGTGATGCTGTGGACGTGACCTTCGGGGTCTCCAACAGGACGGAGCTCTTCCAGAAATACAGCGTCACCCCCGACACCGTTTGCCTCTTCAAGAAG TTTGATGAGAAGCGGGCGGATTTCCCGCTGGACGCGGAGCTGGGCCTGAACAAGGAGGAGCTCTCCCGCTTCATTGGCCTGCACAGCCTGGAGCTGGTGATGGAGTTTACCAGTCAG AACTCACCAAAGATATTCGGGGCAAAAATCCTCAACCACCTGCTGCTGTTTATTAACAAGACCCTGGAGCCCCACCTGGAGATCCTGGGCAGCTTCCGGGCTGCTGCACCCCCGTTCAGGGGCCAG GTTCTCTTTGTGCTTATCGACGTGAACGGGGAAGGCGCCCAAGTGCTGCAGTACTTTGGCCTCAAGAGCCACGAGGCCCCCACTATGCGCTTCATCAACATCGAGACCAACAAGAAGTACCGCATGGCCACGGATGAGTTCGCCACCCAGGCTGTGGGCTCCTTTGCCCAAGCTGTGCTTGACGGCAAGGTCCAG CCCCATCTCATGAGCGAGGAGGTCCCCGAGGACTGGGATAAGCGTCCAGTTAAAGTCCTCGTGGGCAAGAACTTTGAGCAAGTGGCTTACGATGAGACCAAGAATGTTTTTGTGAAGTTCT ATGCCCCCTGGTGCACACATTGCAAGGAGATGGCACCTGTCTGGGAGGAGCTGGGTGAGAAGTATAAAGATCATGAGAATATCATCATCGCCAAGTTGGATGCAACAGCCAATGAGATTGTGAATCTCACCATCCGTGGCTACCCTTCGCTGCACTATTTCCCTGCTGGGCCAGACAGGAAG ATGATTGAGTACAAGAGTGCCAGAGACCTGGAGACCTTCTCCAAGTTCCTGGAGAACGGCGGGATGCTGCCTGCGGAGGACACACAGCCTGTG GTTCCTGAGAGCCCAGAGGAGCCTAAGGACACAAATGGGACACGCCCGGTGGATGCCCCTGAAAGCAGAGACGAGTTATga